The sequence GTGCTGGTGATGACGGCCACCCCGATCCCGCGCACGGTGGCGATGACCGTCTACGGCGACCTGGAGGTCTCCACCCTCTCCCAGTTGCCCCGGGGGCGGTCGCCGATCGCCTCGCACGTGGTGCCGGCCGCCGAGAAACCGGCCTACCTGGAGCGGGCCTGGCGGCGGCTGCGCGAGGAGGTGACCGCCGGCCACCAGGCGTACGTGGTGTGCCCGCGAATTGGTGACGGACCTGCGTCGGACGAGGAACCGCCACCGGAGGACGACAACGGCCGGCGGCCACCGCTGGCGGTCACCGAGGTTGCTCCGCTGCTCGCCGAGGGCCCGCTGCACGGCCTGCGGATCGGGGTGCTGCACGGTCGACTGCCGGCCGACGAGAAGGACGCGGTGATGCGTTCCTTCGCAGCCGGTGACCTGGACGTGCTGGTGGCGACGACAGTGATCGAGGTTGGCGTCGACGTGCCGAACGCGACAGTGATGATCGTGTTGGACGCCGACCGGTTCGGCGTCTCCCAGCTGCACCAGCTGCGGGGCCGGGTGGGCCGGGGCGCTGCCGCCGGGCTGTGCCTGCTGGTCAGCGAGGCGGCCGAGGGGTCGTCGGCGCGGGAGCGACTGGACGCGGTGGCGTCCACGGGCGACGGTTTCAAGCTCGCCGAACTGGATCTGGAGCAGCGCCGCGAGGGCGACGTGCTGGGTGCCACCCAGTCCGGGCACCGCTCGCACCTGCGGTTGCTGTCCCTGCGACGCGACGCCGATCTGATCCGCGACGCCCGCGCCGAGGCGATCACCCTGATCGAGGACGACCCCGAGTTGACCCGTAGCCCGGCGCTGGCCGCCTCGGTGGCCGCCCTGGTGGACGAGGACCGCGCGGAGTACCTGGAAAAGGGCTGACCAGCAGGGCCATCACATGGCTGAGGGCGCGCCGACCGGGTGGTCGACGCGCCCTCAGGTGTCAGAGCGTGTTGTCTCAGGCGGTGAAGCGAACCCGACGACGACGCGCCACCATGAACAGCGCCACGCCGGCGGCCAGCAGGACCGCCGCGCCGGCGATGATGCCGCCGGTGGCAGCACCGGTCAGCGGCAGGGCCGGCTCGTCCTTGTCGCCGCCACCCTGACCCGGGGTGCAGTCGGCGGGCTTCTCCCAGGCGATCGGGCTGCTGTCGTCGAGACCCTCGGCGGTCGGGGTCACGGTCAGACCCTCCTCAGCCGGGAAGGTGACGGTGCCGCTCTTGCCCGGCTCGACGGTCAGCGTCTGGGCCTTGCCCTTGTTCGGGGTGAAGGTGATGGTGATCGTCTTGCCATCCGCCGGGTTGGCGATGTCGAAGATCAGCTCGGTGCAGGTCGACTTGTAGCTGCCGGCCGGCTCGCCGGGCTCGACGCAGTTCTCAGCGGTGGCGGGCGTGCCCTCGAAGAGCGGCTTGTCCAGCCCGTCGGCGACCACCTTGATGGAGGTGGCGTTCTTGGCGGGCACCTTCACCGACTTGCTCTCGCCGGGTGCGACGGTGGCGTCCTTGGTGAAGTCGCCGGCACCGGTGATGGTGAACTTCGCCGGCGCGGTGGCGTCCTCGGCGTTGCCGAGCTTGACGACGACGACGCCGTCACAGTCCGCGGCCACGTTGGCGGTCGGCTTGGGGGTGGCCGGAACCGGGGGCTGCTCCTTGGCGCAGGTGCCACTGAACTCGATCGACGCGGAGCGCAGCTCCTTGTCCTCGAACTCGTTGTTCCACATGGCCCGCACCGACAGGGTGGCCTTGGTGGTCTTCGCGTCCAGGCGCTGGGTGGCGGTCACCGCGTCGCTGACGGCGTACGGGTAGACCTTGTCCTCGGTCGCCGCGATGCCGTCGATGGTGGCGTCGCTGGCGGTGTCGCCGACGTACGTCTTCGCCGAGACCTCGCTGAACTTGTAGCTGGTGACGTCGCCCGGGGCGAAGGTCTTGACGGTCCAGGTGGCCACCCACTCGCCGGTGGCGGTGTCACAGTCGGCCTTGACCTGGATCTCGCTGTGGTGGGCGCTGGCGGGTGCGGCGAACGTCACGACGCCGGCGAGGCCGATCAGCGCGCCTGCGGCGATGGCCGCGACGCGCCGGAACGGAGACTTGGGAGGGTTCACGCCTGCTCCTGGTGAGGGGGGTACGGATCGCGTGGCGGGAGGCCGGGAGGCATCGTGACCGGGGGGTCACCTGCTCACCGGGGCGTCGCGCGACGCGGCGGTGTTCCCGCGGCGAAAGCGGGGACAGGGGGAGACTGTACTGATGGGTGGTTAATGAGGGGAGTTCAGATCATTGCCATCCGGCAATGTAGTCGATTCGTGATCTTTGATATACCGAAGGTGTCTGTCCGGTCACTGGGGACGGTGCGTCCGCTGCGGGCTCCACGGTGGATACCGCACCGTCGGGGCTGCTCAGGTGCTCCGCGTCTTCGCCGGCCGGCCGGCTCCTCGGATCCGCGCCGTGCTGACCGGGTCCGTGCCGCATCGCGTAGCGTCGCGGGCATGAGCAGGAGGAAACGGTGACCCGGATCGTGGCCGGGACGCTCGGTGGCCGGCGGATCGCCGCGCCGCCCGGCGCCGGCACCCGACCCACCTCGGACCGGGTCCGGGAGGCGCTGTTCAGTGCCGTCCAGGCCGAGGTCGATCTCGACGGCGCCCGCTTCGCCGACCTGTACGCCGGCTCCGGCGCGGTCGGGCTGGAGGCGCTGTCCCGGGGGGCCCGGCACGTGTTGCTTGTCGAGTCCGACCCGCGGGCGGCTCGGGTGATCCGGGAGAACGTGGCGACCCTCCGCGCCGGTCCGGCGGCCCGTCTGGTCACCGGCAAGGTGGCGACGGTGCTGGCCTCCGGGCCGGACGGCGAGCCGTACGACGTGGTCTTCGCCGACCCGCCGTACGCGGTGCCGGACGAGGAGATCACCGCGATGTTGGCCGCGCTGGCCGACGGGGGCTGGTTGGCGCCCGACGCGCTGGTGGTGGTGGAGCGTTCCCGCCGGACCAGGGAGTTCGACTGGGTGGAGGGGATCACCGCCGAGCGCAGTCGCCGTTACGGCGAGACCACCCTTTGGTACGGTCGCCGATCATGAGACGTGCGGTGTGTCCCGGTTCGTTCGACCCGGTCACCAACGGACACCTCGACATCATCGGAAGGGCCAGTCGGCTCTTCGATGAGGTGATCGTCGGTGTGTTGGTGAATCAGTCGAAGAGTGGCCTGTTCACCGTCGAGGAGCGCATCGAGATGCTCCGCGAGGTGACCTCGTCGTACGGCAACGTGCGGGTCGAGTCGTTCCGAGGGCTGCTGGTGGACTTCTGCCGGGCCCAGCAGGCCAGTGTGCTGATCAAGGGGCTGCGGGCGGTCAGTGACTTCGACTACGAGTTGCAGATGGCCCAGATGAACATCGGGCTGGCTGGTGTCGAGACGCTCTTCATGCCGACCAACCCGCTCTACTCGTTCCTCTCGTCGAGCCTGGTCAAGGATGTGGCCAAGTGGGGTGGCGACATCTCCGCCCACGTCCCCGACCCGGTCCGCGAAGCCCTCCAGGCCCGCCTGGGCCCTCGCCCCTGACCCGCCCTGCCTCCCTCCCACCCCGCGATCTTGCACTTGTGGTTCCCGGATCGCCCCTTTCGGCGCGGTTTGGCGCAACCGAAAGTGCAAGATCGACGGAATGGGAGGCCGGGATGGTGGCGCGGGAGAGCCAGGGGTGACTATGTCGCGACTCGCCGGGTTGGGGTGAGTGGGGCGGTGGTGGGGCGGGCACGACATGATTGGTGGCGCGGGGAACGGCCGTAGCCCGCATCATGGAGGTCGGCCGACGAACGACAGGAGTGAGGTAGCCGGTGGACCCGCTCGATCGCATCGACGAACTGATCGCCATCCTGGAGCAGGCCCGCTCCGTCCCGATGTCGCGCAACAACTGCATGGTCGACCGGGGTGAGATGATCGCTGCCCTCGATGAGATGCGTGCCGATCTCCCCGCCGACCTGCGTCGCGCCGCCGCACTCCTGGAGGAGCGCGACAAGATCATGGACGCCGGCAAGCGTGAGGCGGACCGGATCATCAGCGAGGGTGAGGCAGAACACGCCCGCCTGGTCTCGGTGAACGAGATCACCGTGTCGGCCGAGCACGAGGGCGCCCGGATCATCGGCGAGGCCCGTGCCGAGGCGCAGCGCCTGCGTGAGGAGGTCGACGACTACGTCGACACCGCGCTGGCCAACTTCGAGCAGTTCCTCACCCGGGCGCTGGCCTCGATAGAGCGCGGCCGGGACAAGATGCACGCGCTGCGGGAGATCGGCACCTTCGCTGGGGATGAGGCGGAACGCCCGCTACCCTTCTGAGCGGCACCTCACCAGCCGACTTCTCAGGCGGGCGTCGCCCCCGGTTCGACGGTCCGGTGGTCGTCCAGGTAACCTTTTTTGTCGGCCTCTCACCGGCCGGAGTCTAACTATGCCCAAGCACTCGCCATCGACACTCAACCCCAGGTCGCCGTTGGTCCTCGACACGAGGGACCTCCCGCGTCGCCCTGGCGCGTTGCGTGAGGTCCGGCGGGTCGTGCCGGCACCGGCGGACCTCGGTGTGGAGTTGATCGGCGTGCCGGAGGGCGCGGACCTCGACCTCGATCTGAGGTTGCAGTCGGTGTCCGAGGGCGTGCTCGTCTCCGGGACCATCACCGGTCCCGTCCGGGGCGAGTGCGGCCGTTGCCTGCGCGAGATCAACGACTCGATGGGCGTGACGATCCAGGAGCTGTACGCGTACGAGGACAGCACCACGGACGCCACGACCGACGAGGACGAGGTGGGCCGGATGCAGGGCGATCTGATCGACCTGGAGCCGGCGCTGCGGGACGCGTTGGTGCTCACGCTGCCGACCAACCCGCTCTGCCGGGAGGACTGCCCAGGACTGTGCCCCGAATGCGGGGCGCACTGGGACGATCTGCCGGCCGACCACAGTCACCAGCAGATCGACCCGCGTTGGGCGGGCCTGTCGCAACTGACCGTTACAGAGGAGTAAGAACCGTGGCCGTCCCGAAGCGCAAGATGTCGCGCAGCAACACCCGGTCCCGCCGGGCGAACTGGAAGGCGACAGTGGTCGCGACCGTTGCGTGCCCGCAGTGCAAGTCCCCGAAGCTGCCGCACGCCGCCTGCTCCGTCTGCGGCACCTACAACGGCCGCCAGGTTCTCGAGGTCTGACCTGGACGCCGAGTGACGCCCCCGACCCCAGGTCGGGCGGCGCGCGCATCCTGGCATTCGCCCGGTGCTCCGGCTCCCTCCGACGCCGGCCGGCCCAATCCGGCCGGCGTTCCGGTGGAGCCGGGCGCCGCGCGGATCGCCGTTGACCTCCTCGGCGGGGACGACGCTCCCGCCGTCGTGGTTGACGGCGCTCTGCGGGCCATGCGCGCCGACCCTGACCTGCATCTGCTTCTCGTCGGTCCGACCGAGGTCGCCGACGAGTTGATTGCTGCCCTCGATCCGGCGCAACGCGCCCGGATCACGGTGCGGCCCGTCCGCGATGTCGTCGGCATGGCCGACCATCCCAGCGCCGCCCGCTCCGAGAGCACCGTCCGGGCCGCGGTCACCGCCGTCCGTGACGGGACCGCCGACGCCCTGGTCTCCGCCGGCGCCACCGGTGCCACGGTCACCGCCGCCGTGCTCGGCCTCGGCCGCTCGCCGGAGATCCGCCAACCCGCGCTGGCCGCCACCCTGCCCGCCGTGGCGGGGCCGGTCGTGCTGCTCGACGTCGGCGGCTCCCTGGAACCCCGCCCGGCCACCCTCGCCCGCCACGCCGTGCTCGGCGCCGCCTACGCGGCGGTGGCCCACTCGATCGCCGCGCCCCGGGTCGGGCTGCTGTCGGTCGGCACCGAGGCCGGCAAGGGTGACCGGGTCCGCCGCGCCACCGACCCGCTGCTCGCCGTCGAACCGCTGCCCGGTGGGGCGCGCTACGTCGGTCTGGTCGAGGGGTACGACGTGGCCCTCGGCGCGCGCGCCGATGTGGTCGTCACCGACGGCTTCACCGGTAACGTGCTGCTCAAGGCCATTGAGGGCGCGTACGCGATGGCCGGCGGCCCACCCGCCCAGGGCGGCGCGCCTCGCGCGGCGGCCCTGTTGGGCGTCGCGGGGACGGTGGTCGTGTGCCACGGGTCCGCCCGCGCCGACGACGTCGCCTCCGGCATAGCTCTCGCCGCCCACCTGTGGCGGCGGCGCGCCACCGATCTGGTCTCCGCGTTGCTCGACCGCGACGCCGCGACGGATCGCACCGATTGCTCCACCGACACCGAGGTACGCACATGAGCAACGACAAGCGGCGGCGGGCGTCCGTCGGTCACCTGGAAGCCGCCTTCGGAGTGAGCCTGGAACCCGAGCTGCTCCAGCGCGCGTTGACCCACCGGTCGTACGCGTACGAGAACGGCGGGCTGCCGACCAACGAGCGGCTGGAGTTCCTCGGCGACTCGGTGCTCGGCGTGGTTATCACCACGGCGCTCTTCCACAACCACCCGGATCTGCCCGAGGGGCAGTTGGCCAAGCTGCGGGCCAGCGTGGTCAACATGCGCGCGCTCGCCGACGTGGCCCGCGGTCTGGGCCCGGACGGGCTGGGCGCGTACCTGCTGCTCGGTAAGGGTGAGGAGACGACCGGGGGTCGGGACAAGGCGAGCATCCTGGCCGACACGCTGGAGGCGCTGCTCGGCGCGATCTACCTCCAGTACGGCCTGGACACCACGGGGATCGTCATCCACCGGCTCTTCGACCCGCTGATGGCCGAGTCGGCTGGTCGCGGGGCCGCCCTGGACTGGAAGACCAGCCTCCAGGAGCTGACGGCGGCGCTTGGGCTCGGCGTGCCGGAGTACCGGATCGAGGGCACCGGCCCGGATCACCTCAAGACGTTCACCGCCTGGGTGGTGGTGGCCGGCAACCGGTACGGCGGCGCCGAGGGGCGCAGCAAGAAGGAGGCCGAGCAGCGGGCCGCCGAGGCCGCCTGGCGGACGCTCGCCGAGCAGAACGGCCAGAACGGCGACGAGGGCCAGGATGGTCGGGCCGGCGACGACCGCCAGGACCAGTCAGACGTCCGGGACGACTCGGCCGACCGGGACGAACCGTTCGGGCCGCTGGAGCGCGCCGAGCGGGCGGCCCAGGCCGAGCAGGCCGACCACCTGGCGCAGGCACTGCCGGCCGGGGGTGCCGACGGCCACGAGACGGGTCGGCGGCGTGCCTGAGCTGCCCGAGGTGGAGACCGTCCGGCAGGGGGTGGCCCAGTGGGTCGTCGGCCGGCGGATCGCCTCGGTCGAGGTTCGTCACCCGCGTGCGGTCCGCCGACATGGTCCGGGCGACGTGCACTTCGCCGACGTGCTCGCCGGCCGGACGGTGCTGGACGCCCGCCGTCGCGGCAAGTACCTGTGGCTGCCACTGGACAGCGGTGACGCGATCGTCGGGCATCTCGGTATGTCGGGTCAGCTGCTGCTCCAGCCACCCGGCACGACCGACGAGACCCATCTGCGGGTCCGGTTCCGGTTCGCCGACGACGGCCCGGAGTTGCGCTTCGTCGACCAGCGCACGTTCGGTGGGCTCTCGGTGAGCGAGGGCGGTGCCGAGCTGCCCGACGAGATCGCGCACATCGCCCGCGACCCGATGGACCCGGAGTTCTCCGACGAGGCGTTCGTCGCGGCGCTGCGCCGCCGGCACACCGAGGTGAAGCGGGCGCTGCTCGACCAGACCCTGATCTCCGGGGTGGGCAACATCTACGCCGACGAGGCGCTCTGGCGCGCCAAGCTGCACGGCGGCCGACCCACCGACGCGCTGACCGGCCCGGCCGCGCAGCGCCTGCTCGGACACGTCCGCGACGTGCTGGCCGAGGCGATCAGCGAGGGCGGCACCAGCTTCGACGCCCTCTACGTCAACGTCAACGGCGAGAGTGGCTACTTCGACCGGGCGCTGAACGCCTACGGCCGCGAGGGCGAGCCGTGCCGGCGGTGCGGCGCGCCCATCCGCCGCGAGGCGTTCATGAACCGCTCCTCGTACAGCTGCCCGCACTGTCAGCCACGGCCCCGGGGTTCCCTTCGGGGATGACCCGGAGCCGGCTCGGGGCGATACCGGCGGGTCGCGGCGGGTCGCTCCGGGCAGGACCCCGGTGTACGTCCGGATCGCGGGCTGACGTCCGACGAACGCACCCCCGCGCCCGGTCCGGTGGTTCCAGGGTGGGCCCGGGTCGATCCCCGATGTGACCGCCTCGTCACGCACCTAGCGTCAGCACCGTTGACAGGGGGTTGACGTGACAGGGGGACCCGAGATGGGCAGAAGACCGGTGACGGTGCGGCTGGCGCGGTGGAGCGCCGAGCACCCGTGGCGGGCGATCGCACTGTGGGCCGTGTTCGTGGCGGTGTGCTTCGTCGGCGGCAACGCCGCCGGACTCAACGAGGCCACGAGCGGTGACCAGGCGATCGGCGAGGCGGGGCGGGCCAGCCTGATCGTGGACGCCGGTGACTTCGACGACCCGGCCGAGGACAACGTCCTCATCACCTCCCGGGGTGGCACGTTGGACCAGGCGGCGGCGAAGGCGGCGGCCGACGACGCGGCGGCACGGCTGCGTACGGTCACCGGGGTGGCCGGGGTGGGCCAGCCGGTCACCGCGCGCGACGGATCGGCACTGCTGTTGCCGATCACCATGTCGGGTGACCCGGAGACGGCCTCGGAGCGGGTGCAACCGTTGCGGGACGCCACCGCCACCGTGCAGGCCGCGCACCCCGAGCTGCGCGTCGAGCAGGTCGGCGGGCCGTCGATCGGTCAGGCCCTCGACGACACCCTGGGCAAGGACTTCAAGCGCGCCGAGCTGCTCAGCCTGCCGGTCACCCTGGCAATCCTGATCATCGCGTTCGGCGCGCTGATCGCGGCGAGCGTGCCTGTGCTGCTGGCGCTCTCCTCGGTGGCCGCCGCGATGGGTCTGTCCACTCTCGCCTCGCACCTGGTGCCGGCCACCGACACCACCGCACCGGTGATCCTGCTGATCGGCATGGCGGTCGGCGTCGACTACTCGCTGTTCTACATCCGCCGGGAGCGGGAGGAACGCGCCAAGGGCCGGTCCGGTCTGGACGCTGTGGAGATCGCCGCGGAGACCTCCGGACACGCCGTTGTGGTCTCCGGCTTCGCGGTGATCATCTCGATGGCCGGGCTGCTGCTCGCCGGTGACGTGGTCTTCTCGTCCCTCGCCATCGGCTCGATCCTCGTGGTGGCCGTCGCGGTGACCGGTTCGCTGACCGTCCTGCCCGCCCTGCTGGCCCGGCTCGGCCGTTGGGTGGACCGGCCCCGGGTGCCGCTGCTCTGGCGACTGACCGCCCCGCGTACCGGCCGGCACGGTGAGCCCCGCGCGCCCCGGCTGTGGCCGGCGGTGCTCCGGCCCGCGCTGCGCGCGCCGGTGGCGACGCTCGTCATCTCGGTCGGGCTGCTGCTCGCGCTGGCCGCACCGGCGCTCGGCATGAAGCTGAAGTTCCCCGGCATGGAGGACCTGCCCCGCACGACTCCGGCGATGCAGGCGTACGACAGGCTCACCGCCGCCTTCCCGAGCGCCGGCACCAATCACGTGGTGGCCGTCCGGGCGCCGGCCGACCAGGCCGACCGGGTACGCGCCGCCCTCACCGACCTGTCCACCCGGGCGGCCGGTGATCCGCTGTTCGCCCCGGCCGAGGCGGACGGCCCGAAGATCGAGGTGTCGGCCGACCGGCGGGTCTCGGTGCTGGACGTCCCCACCCCGTACGCCAGTCGGGACGACCGGTCGGTGCAGTCGTTGGAGAAGCTGCGCGGCGGCCTGGTCCCGGCCGAGCTGCGCGGCATCCCCGGCATCGAGTACGCGGTGGGCGGCGGCGTGGCCGACAGCGAGGACTACGCGCAGCACGTCCGGGACAAGTTGCCGCTGGTCATGGGCTTCGTGCTGGTGCTGACGTTCCTGGTCATGGCGTTCACCTTCCGGTCGGTGGTGATCGCGGCAAGCTCGATCGCGCTGAACCTGCTCTCCGCCGGCGCCGCGTACGGCCTGCTGGTGCTGATCTTCCAGGGTGAGTGGGCGGAGGGACTGCTCGGCTTCACGTCGATGGGCGCCATCGTGTCCTGGCTGCCGCTGTTCCTCTTCGTGGTGCTCTTCGGCCTCTCGATGGACTACCACGTCTTCGTGGTCAGTCGGATCCGCGAGGGAGTCCGGTCCGGCCTGCCCAACCGCGAGGCCGTGTCGTACGGGATCACCTCGTCGGCCGGGGTGGTGACCAGCGCGGCCATCGTGATGGTCGGGGTCTTCTCGATCTTCGCCACGCTGAGCACCATCGACATGAAGCAGCTCGGCATCGGTCTGGCGGCGGCGATCCTGCTGGATGCCACGATCATCCGCGGCGTGGTGCTGCCGGCGTTGATGACCATGCTCGGCGACGCCAACTGGTGGGCCCCGCGCTTCCTGCGACCTCGCCCGGCGCCCGCGCCCACCGACCCACCCGCCCCCGCCCCGGAGCTGGTGCCGGTCCCCTGACCGCCCGAACCCGCTGGGCCAGGCCACGAATCGAGGCCCGGTCCAGCGGGCTCAGGGGAGTGGGCAGGCTTCTCGGGACGCGTCCAGCGTGCGGTCCTTGCGGATCGACGCGAAGCCGTAGCCGACGGTGGTGACACAGAAGTCGTCGGTCGAGCCGGTGTACTCGACGTGGAAGACCGGCTTGTCGGCGTCGCTGAACGGCAGCAGCTTGGCGCACTGGGCCAGCCGGACGCACTCCTCGTTGACAGCGAAGTCGAAGTCCGGGGCCAGTGCGGCGAGCTGCGGCACGTCGTTGACCAGCCCGGGCGAGAGGCTCAACGAGCGGGCCAGTTCGGCCAGCCGGCGGTTGAACAGCAGCTGGTCGTCGAAGTCGAGCGGAAAGCCGGTGCGCGCCGCGTACCCGTCGGCGTCGAAGAGCGCCACCGCGCCGAATCCCTTGCCCCGGCAGAGCCGGAACCGGTCGGTCAGTACCGGTCGGAGCGCGTCCCAACTGCGGACGTCCAGCCACCGGCTGTCGGGTCGACGTCCGGCCGCGCCCCGGACGACCTCCGGGAACCGGCTGGCGTCCGGGTCGTCGGAGCGGACCGACCCCACGTTGACCTGGCAGATCAACCGGCGGTCCCGGGAGCGCAGCTCAGCGGTCTGCGCGGCGGTGGTGGCCACCGGGTCGAGCAGGAAGACGTCGGCGTCCACCATCGGGTCGAGCGGGCCGCTGACCTGCCACTGCCACTGCCAGTGCCGGGCCTGGGCCGCCGGCCACGCGGTGGGCGCGCCGGGCGGGGTCAGCGTGGGCCGGCACCCGTACGCCGGCACCACCAGCACGAGGACGACGCCAGCGGACAGGACGCGTCGCAGTGGGCGTACGGCGACGTGTCGCCGCGGCCGGATCCGCATCGGCAGCTCCCGGGTCCCGGACGGCCGGTCGCCGTCCGCACCGGTACGCGGCCCGCACGCTCCGGCCCGACGTACCTCACCGGGTCAAACGAGCGCGGGGGCGGGAACGACGCGCGGTCAGCGCGGTGCCGCGAAGACCTGCGTCCAGTACGGCCCGTTGCTGTTGGCGATGCCGACGCCGATCTCGGTGAACGCGCAGTTCAGGATGTTGGCCCGGTGGCCGGAGCTGTTCATCCAGGCGTCCATCACCGCGGCCGGGGTCTGCTGGTTCCAGGCCACGTTCTCGCCGTACGTACGCCAGGTGT comes from Micromonospora vinacea and encodes:
- a CDS encoding LPXTG cell wall anchor domain-containing protein, whose amino-acid sequence is MNPPKSPFRRVAAIAAGALIGLAGVVTFAAPASAHHSEIQVKADCDTATGEWVATWTVKTFAPGDVTSYKFSEVSAKTYVGDTASDATIDGIAATEDKVYPYAVSDAVTATQRLDAKTTKATLSVRAMWNNEFEDKELRSASIEFSGTCAKEQPPVPATPKPTANVAADCDGVVVVKLGNAEDATAPAKFTITGAGDFTKDATVAPGESKSVKVPAKNATSIKVVADGLDKPLFEGTPATAENCVEPGEPAGSYKSTCTELIFDIANPADGKTITITFTPNKGKAQTLTVEPGKSGTVTFPAEEGLTVTPTAEGLDDSSPIAWEKPADCTPGQGGGDKDEPALPLTGAATGGIIAGAAVLLAAGVALFMVARRRRVRFTA
- the rsmD gene encoding 16S rRNA (guanine(966)-N(2))-methyltransferase RsmD — its product is MTRIVAGTLGGRRIAAPPGAGTRPTSDRVREALFSAVQAEVDLDGARFADLYAGSGAVGLEALSRGARHVLLVESDPRAARVIRENVATLRAGPAARLVTGKVATVLASGPDGEPYDVVFADPPYAVPDEEITAMLAALADGGWLAPDALVVVERSRRTREFDWVEGITAERSRRYGETTLWYGRRS
- the coaD gene encoding pantetheine-phosphate adenylyltransferase: MRRAVCPGSFDPVTNGHLDIIGRASRLFDEVIVGVLVNQSKSGLFTVEERIEMLREVTSSYGNVRVESFRGLLVDFCRAQQASVLIKGLRAVSDFDYELQMAQMNIGLAGVETLFMPTNPLYSFLSSSLVKDVAKWGGDISAHVPDPVREALQARLGPRP
- a CDS encoding YceD family protein, whose protein sequence is MPKHSPSTLNPRSPLVLDTRDLPRRPGALREVRRVVPAPADLGVELIGVPEGADLDLDLRLQSVSEGVLVSGTITGPVRGECGRCLREINDSMGVTIQELYAYEDSTTDATTDEDEVGRMQGDLIDLEPALRDALVLTLPTNPLCREDCPGLCPECGAHWDDLPADHSHQQIDPRWAGLSQLTVTEE
- the rpmF gene encoding 50S ribosomal protein L32, encoding MAVPKRKMSRSNTRSRRANWKATVVATVACPQCKSPKLPHAACSVCGTYNGRQVLEV
- a CDS encoding phosphate acyltransferase — translated: MEPGAARIAVDLLGGDDAPAVVVDGALRAMRADPDLHLLLVGPTEVADELIAALDPAQRARITVRPVRDVVGMADHPSAARSESTVRAAVTAVRDGTADALVSAGATGATVTAAVLGLGRSPEIRQPALAATLPAVAGPVVLLDVGGSLEPRPATLARHAVLGAAYAAVAHSIAAPRVGLLSVGTEAGKGDRVRRATDPLLAVEPLPGGARYVGLVEGYDVALGARADVVVTDGFTGNVLLKAIEGAYAMAGGPPAQGGAPRAAALLGVAGTVVVCHGSARADDVASGIALAAHLWRRRATDLVSALLDRDAATDRTDCSTDTEVRT
- the rnc gene encoding ribonuclease III — translated: MSNDKRRRASVGHLEAAFGVSLEPELLQRALTHRSYAYENGGLPTNERLEFLGDSVLGVVITTALFHNHPDLPEGQLAKLRASVVNMRALADVARGLGPDGLGAYLLLGKGEETTGGRDKASILADTLEALLGAIYLQYGLDTTGIVIHRLFDPLMAESAGRGAALDWKTSLQELTAALGLGVPEYRIEGTGPDHLKTFTAWVVVAGNRYGGAEGRSKKEAEQRAAEAAWRTLAEQNGQNGDEGQDGRAGDDRQDQSDVRDDSADRDEPFGPLERAERAAQAEQADHLAQALPAGGADGHETGRRRA
- the mutM gene encoding bifunctional DNA-formamidopyrimidine glycosylase/DNA-(apurinic or apyrimidinic site) lyase, which codes for MPELPEVETVRQGVAQWVVGRRIASVEVRHPRAVRRHGPGDVHFADVLAGRTVLDARRRGKYLWLPLDSGDAIVGHLGMSGQLLLQPPGTTDETHLRVRFRFADDGPELRFVDQRTFGGLSVSEGGAELPDEIAHIARDPMDPEFSDEAFVAALRRRHTEVKRALLDQTLISGVGNIYADEALWRAKLHGGRPTDALTGPAAQRLLGHVRDVLAEAISEGGTSFDALYVNVNGESGYFDRALNAYGREGEPCRRCGAPIRREAFMNRSSYSCPHCQPRPRGSLRG
- a CDS encoding MMPL family transporter translates to MGRRPVTVRLARWSAEHPWRAIALWAVFVAVCFVGGNAAGLNEATSGDQAIGEAGRASLIVDAGDFDDPAEDNVLITSRGGTLDQAAAKAAADDAAARLRTVTGVAGVGQPVTARDGSALLLPITMSGDPETASERVQPLRDATATVQAAHPELRVEQVGGPSIGQALDDTLGKDFKRAELLSLPVTLAILIIAFGALIAASVPVLLALSSVAAAMGLSTLASHLVPATDTTAPVILLIGMAVGVDYSLFYIRREREERAKGRSGLDAVEIAAETSGHAVVVSGFAVIISMAGLLLAGDVVFSSLAIGSILVVAVAVTGSLTVLPALLARLGRWVDRPRVPLLWRLTAPRTGRHGEPRAPRLWPAVLRPALRAPVATLVISVGLLLALAAPALGMKLKFPGMEDLPRTTPAMQAYDRLTAAFPSAGTNHVVAVRAPADQADRVRAALTDLSTRAAGDPLFAPAEADGPKIEVSADRRVSVLDVPTPYASRDDRSVQSLEKLRGGLVPAELRGIPGIEYAVGGGVADSEDYAQHVRDKLPLVMGFVLVLTFLVMAFTFRSVVIAASSIALNLLSAGAAYGLLVLIFQGEWAEGLLGFTSMGAIVSWLPLFLFVVLFGLSMDYHVFVVSRIREGVRSGLPNREAVSYGITSSAGVVTSAAIVMVGVFSIFATLSTIDMKQLGIGLAAAILLDATIIRGVVLPALMTMLGDANWWAPRFLRPRPAPAPTDPPAPAPELVPVP
- a CDS encoding endo alpha-1,4 polygalactosaminidase is translated as MRIRPRRHVAVRPLRRVLSAGVVLVLVVPAYGCRPTLTPPGAPTAWPAAQARHWQWQWQVSGPLDPMVDADVFLLDPVATTAAQTAELRSRDRRLICQVNVGSVRSDDPDASRFPEVVRGAAGRRPDSRWLDVRSWDALRPVLTDRFRLCRGKGFGAVALFDADGYAARTGFPLDFDDQLLFNRRLAELARSLSLSPGLVNDVPQLAALAPDFDFAVNEECVRLAQCAKLLPFSDADKPVFHVEYTGSTDDFCVTTVGYGFASIRKDRTLDASREACPLP